ACAGATGGGCGGCAGCCGAACCGATCCCCGACTCGAGGCGGTGAGCGACGCCCTCGAGTGTGCGTGTCTCCGCTTCGATTACGGGGCCTGGGACGGCGGCCGCGGCGAACTCGGGGACACCCGGGACGCTCTCGCGTGGGCGCGGGCCAACCACGAGCGCGTGGGGCTTTTTGGATACAGTTTCGGGGGCTGTCTCGCCGTCGCCGCCGCCGCCCGCGAGTCCGCGGCCGGGACGGCACCTGACGGTGTCGTGGCGCTGTCGCCCGCCGCGAGGCTCTCCGCGGGCGTCGACGCGGTCGCCGCACTCG
The genomic region above belongs to Natronomonas moolapensis 8.8.11 and contains:
- a CDS encoding dienelactone hydrolase family protein, coding for MSKAVVVPSDRDVRGTLDAPASDCCVVACPPHPQMGGSRTDPRLEAVSDALECACLRFDYGAWDGGRGELGDTRDALAWARANHERVGLFGYSFGGCLAVAAAARESAAGTAPDGVVALSPAARLSAGVDAVAALDDVACPIAVVYGERDATVDAEAVADRARARGGEVRTLPADHHFVGQTANAGDTVADLFTHAARDR